Proteins from a single region of Shinella zoogloeoides:
- a CDS encoding ABCB family ABC transporter ATP-binding protein/permease — protein MRPGASPAEASVATTTKKTVSAEHSNLLQTLVNLWPYMWPSDRPDLKMRVVWASVFLLISKIVLLLVPYFFKWATDALNNKPDAVGLLPTFLLGAVMLVLAYNGARILQAGLNQLRDALFASVGQYAVRQLAYRTFVHLHRLSLRFHLERRTGGLSRVIERGTKGIETIVRFTILNSVPTFIEFLLTAAVFWQGYGLQYLLVTAVTVWLYIWFTVRASDWRISIRRSMNDSDTEANTKAIDSLLNFETVKYFGNEEMEARRFDQSMERYEKSATQVWTSLGWLNFGQALIFGVGMAIMMAMSALAVQRGEQTVGDFVFINAMLIQLAIPLNFIGFVYREIRQGLTDIEQMFDLLEVEQEVQDKPGAVELAVADGAISFKDVHFAYDPARPILKGISFEVPAGKTVAVVGPSGAGKSTLSRLLYRFYDVQEGAITIDGQDVRDVTQKSLRKVIGMVPQDTVLFNDTIAYNIRYGRPGASDEEVTAAAEAAQIGTFIRHLPDGFKAMVGERGLKLSGGEKQRVAIARTILKSPPILILDEATSALDTRTEQEIQAALDVVSKNRTTLVIAHRLSTVISADEIIVLKDGVIAERGTHGELMQRDDGLYASMWNRQREAVQAEERLKQVRESDDLGIVTRGVPAAE, from the coding sequence ATGAGGCCGGGCGCAAGCCCGGCGGAGGCCAGCGTGGCGACAACGACGAAAAAGACGGTTTCGGCCGAGCACAGCAATCTCCTCCAGACGCTGGTGAACCTCTGGCCCTATATGTGGCCCTCGGACCGGCCGGACCTGAAGATGCGGGTCGTCTGGGCCTCGGTTTTCCTGCTGATCTCCAAGATCGTGCTGCTGCTCGTTCCCTATTTCTTCAAATGGGCGACGGATGCGCTGAACAACAAGCCGGATGCCGTCGGCCTGCTGCCGACCTTCCTGCTCGGTGCCGTCATGCTGGTGCTGGCCTATAACGGCGCGCGCATCCTGCAGGCTGGCCTCAACCAGCTTCGCGACGCGCTCTTTGCCAGCGTCGGGCAATATGCGGTGCGCCAGCTCGCCTACCGCACCTTCGTGCACCTGCACCGCCTGTCGCTGCGCTTCCATCTGGAGCGGCGCACCGGCGGCCTGTCGCGCGTCATCGAGCGCGGCACCAAGGGCATCGAGACCATCGTGCGCTTCACGATCCTCAACAGCGTGCCGACCTTCATCGAATTCCTGCTGACCGCCGCCGTCTTCTGGCAGGGCTACGGGTTGCAATATCTGCTCGTCACCGCCGTCACCGTCTGGCTCTATATCTGGTTCACCGTGCGGGCCAGCGACTGGCGCATCTCCATCCGCCGCTCGATGAACGACAGCGATACGGAGGCCAACACCAAGGCCATCGACTCGCTCCTCAACTTCGAGACCGTCAAATATTTCGGCAACGAAGAGATGGAGGCCCGCCGCTTCGACCAGTCGATGGAGCGTTACGAAAAGTCCGCCACGCAGGTCTGGACCTCGCTCGGCTGGCTGAACTTCGGTCAGGCGCTGATCTTCGGCGTCGGCATGGCGATCATGATGGCCATGTCCGCCCTTGCCGTGCAGCGCGGCGAGCAGACGGTCGGCGACTTCGTCTTCATCAACGCTATGCTGATCCAGCTTGCCATCCCGCTCAACTTCATCGGCTTCGTCTACCGCGAAATCCGTCAGGGCCTCACCGATATCGAGCAGATGTTCGACCTGCTGGAAGTGGAGCAGGAAGTGCAGGACAAGCCGGGCGCGGTCGAGCTTGCCGTGGCCGATGGCGCGATCTCCTTCAAGGACGTGCATTTCGCCTACGATCCGGCGCGCCCGATCCTCAAGGGCATCTCCTTCGAGGTGCCGGCCGGCAAGACTGTCGCCGTGGTCGGCCCTTCCGGCGCGGGCAAGTCGACGCTCTCGCGCCTGCTCTACCGTTTCTACGATGTGCAAGAGGGTGCGATCACCATCGACGGGCAGGATGTGCGCGACGTCACGCAGAAGAGCCTGCGCAAGGTCATCGGCATGGTCCCGCAGGATACCGTGCTCTTCAACGACACCATCGCCTACAATATCCGCTACGGCCGCCCCGGCGCGAGCGACGAGGAAGTCACCGCTGCGGCCGAGGCCGCCCAGATCGGCACCTTCATCCGGCACCTGCCGGATGGCTTCAAGGCGATGGTAGGCGAGCGCGGCCTGAAACTTTCCGGCGGCGAAAAGCAGCGCGTCGCCATCGCCCGCACGATCCTGAAAAGCCCGCCGATCCTCATTCTCGACGAGGCGACCTCGGCGCTCGACACGCGCACCGAGCAGGAAATCCAGGCGGCGCTCGATGTCGTGTCGAAGAACCGCACGACGCTCGTCATCGCTCATCGCCTCTCCACGGTCATTTCGGCCGACGAGATCATCGTGCTGAAAGACGGCGTGATCGCAGAGCGCGGCACGCATGGCGAGCTGATGCAGCGCGACGACGGCCTCTACGCCTCCATGTGGAACCGCCAGCGCGAGGCCGTGCAGGCCGAGGAGCGGCTGAAGCAGGTGCGCGAAAGCGACGATCTCGGCATCGTCACGCGCGGCGTGCCGGCGGCGGAGTGA
- the rarD gene encoding EamA family transporter RarD, with protein MADANSSSGPQTGDSPRGFAFALTAYVLWGFLPFFMKAVAHIPSTEVVAHRIIWSVPLAGLVLVWLGRTDDIKVALRSPRMLAMAALTATLITINWGIYVWAIAADRALETALGYYINPLFSIFLGAVLLKERPAPAQMVAIGLAACAVAILAFDAGGLPWVSLSLCLSWGLYAFFRKTLPIGPNQGFFLEVLLLSVPAIGYVIWLESTGQGHFGDTGMADMLWLLSCGVVTAIPLMIYANGAKLLRLSTIGIMQYIAPTMIFVIAVFVFGEPFGTAKLVAFAFIWVALIIYSGSMLSTARAKRLAAAELKPAE; from the coding sequence ATGGCCGACGCCAATTCCTCCAGCGGCCCCCAGACCGGCGATTCGCCGCGCGGTTTTGCCTTCGCTCTCACAGCCTATGTGCTCTGGGGCTTCCTGCCCTTCTTCATGAAGGCCGTTGCGCATATTCCGTCCACCGAAGTGGTGGCGCATCGTATCATCTGGTCGGTGCCGCTTGCGGGCCTCGTGCTGGTCTGGCTCGGCCGCACGGACGATATCAAGGTGGCGCTGCGCTCGCCGCGCATGCTCGCCATGGCGGCGCTGACGGCGACGCTCATCACCATCAACTGGGGCATCTACGTCTGGGCCATCGCCGCGGACCGCGCCCTGGAGACGGCGCTCGGCTACTATATCAACCCGCTCTTTTCGATCTTCCTCGGCGCGGTGCTGCTGAAGGAGCGCCCGGCGCCGGCGCAGATGGTGGCGATCGGGCTTGCCGCCTGCGCGGTGGCGATCCTCGCCTTCGATGCCGGCGGCCTGCCATGGGTGTCGCTCAGCCTGTGCCTGTCCTGGGGCCTCTACGCCTTCTTCCGCAAGACGCTTCCGATCGGCCCGAACCAGGGCTTCTTCCTCGAAGTGCTGCTGCTCAGCGTGCCGGCGATCGGCTATGTGATCTGGCTCGAATCGACGGGGCAGGGCCATTTCGGCGATACGGGTATGGCGGACATGCTGTGGCTGCTCTCCTGCGGCGTCGTCACGGCGATCCCGCTGATGATCTACGCCAATGGCGCAAAACTCCTGCGCCTCTCCACCATCGGCATCATGCAGTACATCGCCCCGACGATGATCTTCGTCATCGCCGTCTTCGTTTTCGGCGAGCCCTTCGGCACGGCCAAGCTCGTCGCCTTCGCCTTCATCTGGGTGGCGCTGATCATCTATTCCGGCTCCATGCTGAGCACGGCCCGCGCCAAGCGCCTCGCGGCGGCGGAGTTGAAACCCGCTGAATGA
- a CDS encoding VOC family protein, with protein sequence MSPETEKQSLLTGAEPVLYVTDFPAALAFYTQKLGFAVDFTYGDPPFYGVVQRDRARLCLRLVEGPIFAGDVREREELLSASITLDSAAAIERLFLEYQAVGVPFHLRLTTQPWGARNVIVRDPDGNLILFAAPAD encoded by the coding sequence ATGAGCCCAGAAACAGAAAAACAATCGCTCCTCACCGGCGCGGAACCAGTCCTCTACGTGACCGACTTTCCCGCCGCCCTCGCCTTCTACACACAGAAGCTCGGCTTTGCCGTGGACTTCACCTATGGCGACCCGCCGTTCTACGGCGTCGTACAGCGGGACCGGGCGCGGCTCTGCCTGCGGCTTGTGGAAGGCCCGATCTTTGCGGGAGACGTGCGGGAGCGTGAGGAACTGCTGTCGGCGTCGATCACGCTCGACAGCGCGGCGGCCATCGAGCGGCTGTTTCTCGAGTATCAGGCAGTGGGGGTGCCTTTCCACCTGAGGCTTACGACGCAGCCGTGGGGCGCGAGGAACGTCATCGTCCGCGATCCGGACGGCAACCTGATCCTCTTTGCCGCCCCCGCCGACTGA
- a CDS encoding LOG family protein, which yields MSEQTLPIRSVCVYCGSQPGRDSAYVTAGRQLGKAMAENHLRLVYGGGTKGVMGAVASGVLSNGGRVTGIIPEFLVDMEATRHSLGQLSELIVTPDMHERKHKMFDRADAFVALPGGIGTLEEIVEVMTWAQLGRHRKPMVFANIGGFWDPMMKLIRHMADEGFIHTAHLVQPLVIDEPEEIVTTLLDHWAGQVDREGEAGIISRL from the coding sequence ATGAGCGAACAAACCCTGCCGATTCGATCCGTCTGCGTCTATTGCGGCTCCCAGCCGGGCCGCGATTCCGCCTATGTCACCGCCGGAAGGCAACTCGGCAAGGCGATGGCCGAAAACCACCTGCGGCTCGTCTATGGCGGCGGCACCAAGGGCGTCATGGGAGCCGTCGCAAGCGGCGTGCTTTCGAACGGCGGCCGCGTCACCGGCATTATACCCGAATTCCTCGTGGATATGGAGGCCACCCGTCATTCGCTGGGCCAGCTCAGCGAACTGATCGTCACGCCGGACATGCACGAGCGCAAGCACAAGATGTTCGACCGCGCCGACGCCTTCGTGGCGCTTCCCGGCGGCATCGGCACGCTGGAGGAGATCGTCGAGGTGATGACCTGGGCGCAGCTCGGCCGCCACCGCAAGCCGATGGTCTTCGCCAATATCGGCGGCTTCTGGGATCCGATGATGAAGCTCATCCGCCACATGGCCGACGAAGGCTTCATCCATACCGCCCACCTCGTCCAGCCGCTCGTCATCGACGAGCCGGAGGAGATCGTCACGACGCTGCTCGACCATTGGGCCGGGCAGGTCGACCGCGAGGGCGAGGCCGGGATCATTTCGCGGCTCTAG
- a CDS encoding phosphatidylserine decarboxylase codes for MSLVDTVRSTLVPIHREGWKFVAIFFVVSLLLGLLWEPLMWIGFVLTAWCAYFFRDPERLTPQDDDLVISPADGRVSAVAMVTPPAELELGDQPMLRISVFMNVFNCHVNRAPMRGRIARVAYRAGKFLNADLDKASQENERNGLVIESAHGPIGVVQIAGLVARRILCWSSMNDHLEAGERFGLIRFGSRLDVFLPDGAVPRVSLGQTAIAGETVLAEFGSAKGPVVSRRG; via the coding sequence ATGAGTTTGGTCGATACGGTACGCAGCACCCTGGTGCCGATCCATCGGGAGGGCTGGAAGTTCGTGGCGATCTTCTTCGTCGTCTCGCTGCTGCTGGGTCTCCTCTGGGAGCCGCTGATGTGGATCGGCTTCGTCCTGACGGCCTGGTGCGCCTATTTCTTCCGCGATCCCGAGCGCCTGACCCCGCAGGACGACGACCTCGTCATCTCCCCGGCGGACGGCCGCGTCTCGGCCGTCGCCATGGTGACGCCGCCGGCCGAGCTGGAGCTTGGCGACCAGCCGATGCTGCGCATCTCGGTCTTCATGAACGTCTTCAACTGCCATGTGAACCGTGCGCCGATGCGCGGCCGCATCGCCCGCGTCGCCTACCGCGCGGGCAAGTTCCTCAATGCCGATCTCGACAAGGCCAGCCAGGAGAACGAGCGCAACGGCCTCGTCATCGAAAGCGCCCATGGCCCGATCGGCGTCGTGCAGATCGCCGGCCTCGTCGCCCGCCGCATCCTGTGCTGGTCGTCGATGAACGACCATCTGGAAGCCGGCGAGCGCTTCGGCCTCATCCGTTTCGGCTCGCGCCTCGACGTCTTCCTGCCTGATGGTGCCGTGCCGCGCGTCAGCCTCGGCCAGACGGCGATTGCCGGCGAGACGGTGCTGGCGGA
- the pip gene encoding prolyl aminopeptidase produces the protein MSELRSLYPEIEPYASGHLDVGDGHVIYWERAGTPGAKPAVFLHGGPGGTISPSHRRLFDPKLYDVTLFDQRGCGRSTPHAGLGANTTWHLVADMEKLREMAGAEKWLVFGGSWGSTLALAYAQKHPEHVSELVLRGIYMLTKAELDWYYQFGVSEMFPDKWERFVAPIPPEERHEMMQAYYRRLTGDDKAVRIAAAKTWSLWEGETITLLPEPATSGRFGVDDFADAFARLETHYFVNAGWLEEGQLLRDAHKLNGIPGVIAHGRYDMPCPAKNAWALHKAWPESEFFLVEGAGHAYSEPGILDRLIYATDKFAGKN, from the coding sequence ATGAGCGAATTGCGCAGCCTCTATCCCGAGATCGAACCCTATGCCTCCGGCCATCTCGATGTCGGCGACGGGCATGTCATCTATTGGGAACGGGCCGGCACGCCGGGCGCAAAGCCCGCCGTCTTCCTGCATGGCGGCCCCGGCGGCACGATCTCGCCGAGCCACCGCCGCCTGTTCGATCCGAAGCTCTACGACGTGACGCTGTTCGACCAGCGCGGCTGCGGCCGGTCCACGCCGCATGCGGGGCTGGGGGCCAACACGACCTGGCACCTCGTCGCCGACATGGAGAAGCTGCGCGAGATGGCCGGTGCGGAAAAGTGGCTGGTCTTCGGCGGCTCGTGGGGTTCGACGCTAGCGCTCGCCTATGCGCAGAAACATCCCGAGCACGTTTCCGAACTGGTCCTGCGCGGCATTTACATGCTTACCAAGGCGGAACTCGACTGGTACTACCAGTTCGGCGTCTCGGAAATGTTCCCCGACAAGTGGGAGCGCTTCGTCGCCCCCATTCCGCCGGAAGAGCGCCATGAGATGATGCAGGCCTATTACCGCCGCCTGACGGGCGACGACAAGGCGGTGCGCATCGCCGCCGCCAAGACATGGAGCCTGTGGGAAGGCGAGACGATCACGCTTCTGCCGGAACCCGCAACGAGCGGCCGCTTCGGGGTGGACGACTTCGCCGATGCCTTCGCGCGGCTGGAAACGCACTACTTCGTCAATGCCGGCTGGCTGGAAGAGGGGCAGCTTCTGCGCGACGCCCACAAGCTGAACGGCATTCCGGGCGTCATCGCCCATGGCCGCTACGACATGCCGTGCCCGGCCAAAAACGCCTGGGCGCTGCACAAGGCCTGGCCCGAATCGGAATTCTTCCTCGTCGAAGGGGCGGGCCACGCCTATTCCGAACCCGGCATCCTCGACCGCCTGATTTACGCGACCGACAAATTCGCCGGCAAGAACTGA
- a CDS encoding LysM peptidoglycan-binding domain-containing protein, with the protein MMKNRTGLVALIVLAAATLLMVFFVLPNMNKEKPAETPVATLVGKPAEGGGETTTADGKQARSTPAQTEGETNAAATATEETTREETAKTDAKPADAAAAWVTPAFDLLRVEPDGSTVIAGRGQPNTKLEIRNGETVVATADIGPSGDFAAVFDQPLAAGDYQLTLNTKDDKGATKTSEEVATVSVPKDGSGELLAMVSRPGEASRLITVPDAAAKAAGTATTTAGQAAGEVASAQTGGAAEGAQTQQAAGDAAATAALAVKAEAHVSAVELEGKRMFIAGTARPGALVRIYANDTLVGEAKADDAGRYVVDGEIDLPVGRHSVRADVMSADGSKVDFRASVPFDRPEGEQVAVVAQEGAASDAGPALGLIGGGAFDKLRAEADKAIALLKGLYANGHLPSAEELAAARSATEIALKSLAEFKPGEEEGEAARAMAAKASAAAASALSRLQALPADAGAVGEALGSIETAVADALAPAIDKAEVVAGDVKAAAGNSIERLATQAATLQQQFAALFADGRNAEPAEIRTARVALEDALKGITGFVAPADAAVDVAAAIEKLKGWASTALDRLAAIPADAGRDAYQPALVALEGMPSVSAAESATTAASGSATDGEAAAEEPATVEQAPLKESKTSVIIRRGDTLWQISRRIYGKGVRYTTIYLANEDQIANPDRIIPGQVFGVPDKTVESDAEAEELHRKRVRGN; encoded by the coding sequence ATGATGAAGAACAGGACCGGCTTGGTGGCCTTGATCGTGCTGGCGGCGGCGACGCTGCTCATGGTTTTCTTCGTGCTGCCCAACATGAACAAGGAAAAGCCGGCGGAAACGCCTGTCGCGACGCTCGTCGGCAAGCCCGCCGAGGGCGGTGGTGAAACCACGACGGCAGACGGCAAACAGGCCCGCTCCACGCCCGCCCAGACCGAGGGCGAGACGAACGCGGCCGCCACTGCGACTGAAGAAACCACCAGGGAAGAAACGGCCAAGACGGATGCGAAACCGGCCGACGCCGCGGCCGCATGGGTCACGCCCGCCTTCGATCTCCTGCGCGTCGAGCCCGATGGCTCCACCGTGATCGCCGGCCGCGGCCAGCCGAACACGAAACTGGAAATCCGCAACGGAGAAACGGTCGTCGCGACGGCCGATATCGGCCCCTCGGGCGATTTCGCCGCCGTCTTCGATCAGCCGCTGGCCGCCGGCGACTACCAGCTCACCCTCAACACGAAGGACGACAAGGGCGCCACGAAGACCTCCGAAGAGGTGGCGACCGTCTCCGTGCCCAAGGACGGCAGCGGCGAGCTGCTCGCCATGGTCTCCCGGCCGGGCGAGGCGAGCCGCCTGATCACCGTGCCGGACGCGGCCGCAAAGGCTGCCGGCACCGCCACGACGACGGCCGGACAGGCTGCCGGCGAGGTCGCATCCGCGCAGACCGGCGGTGCGGCCGAAGGCGCACAGACGCAGCAGGCCGCCGGCGACGCCGCGGCGACGGCCGCATTGGCCGTCAAGGCCGAGGCCCATGTCTCGGCCGTCGAGCTGGAAGGCAAGCGCATGTTCATTGCCGGTACGGCCCGGCCCGGCGCGCTGGTGCGCATCTATGCCAACGATACGCTCGTCGGCGAGGCGAAGGCCGATGACGCGGGGCGCTATGTCGTCGATGGCGAGATCGACCTGCCGGTCGGCCGCCATAGCGTGCGCGCCGACGTGATGAGTGCGGACGGCAGCAAGGTCGATTTCCGCGCTTCCGTTCCGTTCGACAGGCCGGAGGGCGAACAGGTCGCCGTCGTGGCGCAGGAGGGCGCGGCGAGCGATGCCGGTCCGGCGCTCGGCCTTATCGGCGGCGGCGCGTTCGACAAGCTGCGCGCCGAGGCCGACAAGGCGATTGCGCTCCTCAAGGGCCTTTATGCGAACGGCCACCTGCCGAGTGCGGAAGAACTGGCCGCCGCCCGCTCGGCGACGGAAATCGCGTTGAAGTCGCTGGCCGAGTTCAAGCCGGGCGAGGAAGAGGGCGAAGCTGCCCGCGCCATGGCCGCCAAGGCTTCGGCCGCCGCGGCTTCCGCGCTCTCCCGCCTCCAGGCCTTGCCTGCCGATGCCGGCGCTGTCGGCGAGGCGCTCGGTTCGATCGAGACGGCGGTCGCCGATGCGCTGGCGCCGGCCATCGACAAGGCGGAGGTCGTCGCGGGCGACGTCAAGGCTGCCGCGGGCAATTCCATCGAGCGGCTGGCCACGCAGGCCGCAACCCTCCAGCAGCAGTTCGCCGCGCTCTTCGCCGATGGCCGCAATGCCGAGCCGGCGGAAATCCGCACCGCGCGCGTCGCGCTCGAGGATGCACTGAAGGGCATCACGGGCTTTGTCGCCCCGGCGGATGCGGCGGTTGATGTCGCCGCCGCCATCGAGAAGCTGAAGGGCTGGGCCTCGACGGCGCTCGATCGTCTCGCCGCGATCCCGGCGGATGCGGGCAGGGATGCCTACCAGCCGGCGCTCGTCGCGCTCGAGGGCATGCCGTCGGTAAGCGCCGCCGAAAGCGCGACGACCGCCGCCAGCGGATCGGCGACCGATGGCGAGGCCGCCGCGGAAGAGCCGGCGACCGTCGAGCAGGCGCCGCTGAAGGAAAGCAAGACCTCGGTCATCATCCGCCGCGGCGATACGCTGTGGCAGATTTCCCGCCGCATCTACGGCAAGGGCGTGCGCTATACGACGATCTACCTCGCCAACGAGGACCAGATCGCCAATCCGGACCGCATCATCCCCGGCCAGGTCTTCGGCGTGCCGGACAAGACGGTGGAGAGCGACGCCGAGGCGGAAGAGCTGCACCGCAAGCGCGTGCGCGGAAATTGA
- the cimA gene encoding citramalate synthase: MKDRIYLFDTTLRDGQQTPGIDFSVEDKIAIAGMLDAFGLDYVEGGYPGANPTDTAFFSKKRTGRAKFVAFGMTKRAGVSASNDPGVAALLDSRSDAICLVAKSWDYHVRVALGCTNEENLESIAESVKAVVASGRESMIDCEHFFDGYKANPDYALACAKTAFASGARWVVLCDTNGGTQPSEVQAIVKAVIAAGVPGANLGIHAHNDTGQAVANSLAAVEAGVRQIQGTLNGIGERCGNANLVTLIPTLALKEAYNTRFETGIDTEKLTGLTKLAHTFDELLNRSPDHQAPYVGASAFATKAGIHASALLKDPRTYEHVTPESVGNLRKVMVSDQGGKANFINALKLRGITVAKDDPKLDRLIQIVKEREATGYAYEGADASFALLAYRTLGTVPDFFHVESFRVMVERRYDVNGQLKTVSEAVVRVIVDGETMMSVAEGHGPVNALDLALRKDLGKYQAEIADLELADYKVRILNGGTEAITRVLIESTDASGARWWTVGVSDNIIDASFQALMDSIVYKLLKNRGEAGRAAAE, from the coding sequence ATGAAAGACCGTATCTACCTTTTCGACACCACGCTTCGCGACGGCCAGCAGACGCCGGGCATCGACTTTTCCGTCGAGGACAAGATCGCCATTGCCGGCATGCTGGATGCGTTCGGGCTGGACTATGTCGAGGGCGGCTATCCGGGCGCCAACCCGACCGATACGGCCTTCTTTTCGAAGAAACGCACCGGCCGCGCGAAATTCGTCGCCTTCGGCATGACGAAGCGCGCCGGCGTCTCCGCCTCCAACGATCCGGGCGTTGCCGCGCTCCTCGATTCCAGAAGCGACGCGATCTGTCTCGTGGCCAAGAGCTGGGACTATCATGTGCGCGTCGCGCTCGGCTGCACCAACGAGGAGAACCTCGAAAGCATCGCCGAATCCGTGAAGGCCGTGGTCGCCTCGGGCCGCGAATCCATGATCGACTGCGAGCATTTCTTCGACGGCTACAAGGCGAACCCGGACTATGCGCTCGCCTGCGCGAAGACGGCCTTTGCCTCCGGCGCGCGCTGGGTCGTGCTCTGCGACACCAATGGCGGCACCCAGCCCTCTGAGGTGCAGGCCATCGTCAAGGCGGTGATCGCCGCCGGCGTGCCGGGCGCAAATCTCGGCATCCACGCCCATAACGATACGGGACAGGCCGTCGCCAATTCGCTCGCAGCCGTCGAGGCCGGCGTGCGCCAGATCCAGGGCACCCTCAACGGCATCGGCGAGCGCTGCGGCAACGCCAATCTCGTCACGCTCATCCCGACGCTGGCCCTCAAGGAAGCCTACAACACGCGCTTCGAAACCGGCATCGACACGGAAAAGCTCACCGGCCTCACCAAGCTCGCCCATACCTTCGACGAGCTCCTGAACCGCTCGCCCGATCATCAGGCGCCCTATGTCGGCGCGTCCGCTTTCGCCACCAAGGCCGGCATCCATGCCTCCGCGCTCCTCAAGGACCCGCGCACCTACGAGCATGTCACGCCGGAAAGCGTCGGCAACCTGCGCAAGGTCATGGTGTCGGATCAGGGCGGCAAGGCGAACTTCATCAACGCGCTGAAACTGCGCGGCATAACGGTGGCCAAGGACGACCCGAAGCTCGACCGGCTCATCCAGATCGTCAAGGAACGCGAGGCGACGGGCTATGCCTATGAGGGCGCCGACGCGAGCTTCGCGCTGCTCGCCTACCGCACGCTCGGCACGGTGCCGGATTTCTTCCACGTCGAGAGTTTCCGCGTGATGGTCGAGCGCCGCTACGACGTCAACGGCCAGCTCAAGACGGTCTCGGAAGCCGTGGTCCGCGTGATCGTCGACGGCGAGACCATGATGTCCGTCGCCGAAGGACACGGCCCGGTCAACGCGCTCGACCTTGCGCTGCGCAAGGACCTCGGCAAATACCAGGCCGAGATCGCCGATCTGGAACTGGCGGACTACAAGGTCCGCATCCTCAACGGCGGCACCGAGGCCATCACCCGCGTCCTCATCGAATCCACCGATGCCTCCGGCGCCCGCTGGTGGACGGTCGGCGTCTCCGACAACATCATCGACGCCTCCTTCCAGGCCCTGATGGATTCCATCGTCTACAAGCTCCTGAAGAACAGGGGCGAGGCGGGACGCGCGGCGGCGGAGTAA